From Haloglomus litoreum, the proteins below share one genomic window:
- a CDS encoding type 1 glutamine amidotransferase domain-containing protein: MTSALLVVTEHGYWGEECTTPLTELDEAGVDVTVATPSGAAPEVDPVSVDPDEVGEETAERVLEVHENDERLNDPEPVAEQSADDYDAVVLPGGHGTVWDVNQDRHARALLRDAVEGEDGLGVVICHAVGILAHTRTSDGSFLVDGRDVTGFPNAWEADIVDENDVMHDGRKLPYWVEDEVEAAGGNWDAELDAETSVTVDGDLITVRGPESSEAGARTLLEELRTAPAAD; this comes from the coding sequence ATGACTTCGGCACTACTGGTCGTCACCGAACACGGCTACTGGGGAGAGGAGTGTACCACGCCGCTGACCGAACTGGACGAGGCGGGCGTCGACGTGACGGTCGCGACGCCCTCGGGCGCCGCGCCCGAGGTGGACCCGGTCTCCGTCGACCCCGACGAGGTCGGCGAGGAGACCGCCGAGCGCGTACTCGAGGTCCACGAGAACGACGAGCGGTTGAACGACCCCGAGCCCGTCGCCGAGCAGTCCGCCGACGACTACGATGCCGTCGTCCTCCCCGGCGGACACGGCACGGTCTGGGATGTGAACCAGGACCGGCACGCTCGCGCGCTGCTGCGGGACGCCGTCGAGGGCGAGGACGGCCTGGGGGTCGTCATCTGCCACGCGGTCGGCATCCTCGCACACACGCGGACCAGCGACGGCTCGTTCCTGGTCGACGGCCGGGACGTGACCGGCTTCCCCAACGCGTGGGAGGCGGACATCGTCGACGAGAACGACGTGATGCACGACGGTCGGAAGCTCCCGTACTGGGTCGAGGACGAGGTCGAGGCCGCGGGCGGGAACTGGGATGCCGAACTCGACGCGGAGACGAGCGTCACGGTCGACGGTGACCTGATTACGGTCCGGGGGCCGGAGTCCTCCGAGGCTGGCGCCCGGACGCTGCTGGAGGAGTTGCGCACCGCGCCCGCCGCAGACTGA
- a CDS encoding CbiX/SirB N-terminal domain-containing protein — protein sequence MSQALVIVAHGSHLNPESSTPTYEHADTIRQVGAFDEVRVGFWKEEPHVREVLRTVTADEVFVVPLFISEGYFTEEVIPRELRLEGWEEDAWESDGTSATSVTLTAADTGQRVHYCGPAGTHEAMTDVIVRRAETVTGDPDVGEGFGLAVVGHGTKRNENSAKAIQYHADRIRETGRFDEVRDLYMDEDPEVDDVTEFFESDDVVVVPLFVADGYHTQEDIPEDMGLCEDYRDGYDVPTEVDGTRIWYAGAVGTEALMADVIVERARDAGADVGDAVERVRELTRVAGVDADSEAPPADD from the coding sequence ATGAGTCAGGCGCTGGTCATCGTCGCCCACGGGTCGCATCTCAACCCCGAGTCCAGCACGCCCACCTACGAGCACGCCGACACCATCCGGCAGGTCGGCGCGTTCGACGAGGTCCGGGTCGGCTTCTGGAAGGAGGAGCCCCACGTCCGCGAGGTCCTCCGGACCGTCACGGCCGACGAGGTGTTCGTCGTCCCGCTGTTCATCAGCGAGGGCTACTTCACCGAGGAGGTCATCCCCCGCGAGCTGCGGCTGGAGGGCTGGGAGGAGGACGCCTGGGAGTCCGACGGCACGAGTGCGACCTCCGTCACGCTCACGGCCGCGGACACCGGCCAGCGGGTCCACTACTGTGGCCCGGCCGGCACCCACGAGGCGATGACCGACGTCATCGTCCGGCGGGCGGAGACGGTGACGGGCGACCCGGACGTGGGCGAGGGATTCGGCCTCGCGGTGGTCGGCCACGGCACGAAGCGCAACGAGAACTCGGCGAAGGCCATCCAGTACCACGCCGACCGCATCCGGGAGACGGGCCGCTTCGACGAGGTCCGCGACCTCTACATGGACGAGGACCCCGAGGTGGACGACGTCACCGAGTTCTTCGAGAGCGACGACGTGGTGGTCGTCCCGCTGTTCGTGGCCGATGGCTACCACACCCAGGAGGACATCCCCGAGGACATGGGCCTGTGCGAGGACTACCGCGACGGCTACGACGTGCCGACCGAGGTCGACGGCACCCGCATCTGGTACGCCGGCGCGGTCGGGACGGAGGCGCTGATGGCCGACGTCATCGTCGAGCGGGCCCGTGACGCCGGCGCCGACGTGGGCGACGCGGTCGAGCGGGTCCGCGAGCTGACACGGGTCGCGGGCGTGGACGCCGACTCCGAGGCCCCGCCGGCGGACGACTGA